A window from Triticum aestivum cultivar Chinese Spring chromosome 6D, IWGSC CS RefSeq v2.1, whole genome shotgun sequence encodes these proteins:
- the LOC123143200 gene encoding receptor-like protein EIX1, protein MEKASMDTLHFSCIQIAIALVLFTQAKSTTEGSTSALHPNDAIPSCVAGERSALLAFRAGLSDPANLLPSWKSDACCRWKGVYCSNRTGHVVRLDLQGPGYGSSDESRKVLAGNISSSLLGLRHLRYLDLSKNGFDKIQIPEFMGSLHQLRYLDLSWSQFIGRIPPQLGNLSNLHYLNLAYNSDGIYSTDITWLSRLTSVEHLDMNWVNLSTILHWLPVVNMLPTLKVLRLANCQLRSSPDSLPLSNLTSLETLDFSGNHLTVELDLSYGPFPDEIGNMTSIVELDLSDNNLVGMIPSNMKNLCNLERLDFSMNNINGSIAELLHRLPNCSQNKLQDLSLSDNNLTGSLPTTLVEPLRNLSWLNLDGNKLTGHVPVWIGELTQLTNLELSSNNLDGVIHEGHLSGLGMLEELTLSDNSIAITVSPTWVPPFSLGTIELRSCQLGPKFPMWLRRQTHLWNLDISNTSINDMVPGWFWIAASSVEYLNIRNNQITGFLPSSMEFMRAEVMDFSSNQLGGPIPKLPITLIDLDLSRNNLVGPLPLDFGAPGLEKLFLYNNMISGAIPSSLCKLRSLRSLDLSRNNLNGSIADCPVNESSSNMTDLSIVNLSFRNNNLSGEFPSLLQKCPRLIFLDLGHNQFSGALPAWIGEKLSSLSFLRLRSNMFYGHIPDELTELVNLQYLDLGYNNISGSIPRSIINCTGMTQTRDNDDLGDAFTSGVYSAGSDLVDYTENFTVLTKGQERLYTGEIIYMVNLDLSCNNLMGEIPGEISALVALKSLNLSWNNFNGNIPENIGALMQVESLDLSHNDLSGEIPSSLSALTSLSRLNLSYNNLGGKIPTGNQLQTLEDPAYIYIGNPGLCGPPLSVNCSSQPEPIPGENHGDASDDLVSLFLAMGSGYVMGLWLVFCTFLFKRRWRVSWYLLCDSLYDWVYVHVAITWSSLRDKDDETGDGKDDDNMAGDGADSDFVLACKMFNSARAIVEKNPDNTMEGKSKSLL, encoded by the coding sequence ATGGAAAAAGCATCCATGGACACACTTCACTTCTCCTGCATCCAAATAGCCATAGCCTTAGTCTTGTTTACTCAAGCCAAGAGCACCACAGAGGGCAGCACATCTGCCCTGCATCCAAACGATGCGATCCCCAGCTGTGTTGCCGGTGAGAGGTCTGCCCTTCTGGCCTTCAGGGCAGGTCTATCAGACCCTGCCAACCTCCTTCCATCATGGAAGAGTGATGCCTGCTGCCGATGGAAGGGCGTCTACTGCAGCAACAGGACCGGCCATGTTGTCAGGCTCGATCTCCAAGGCCCTGGTTACGGAAGCAGCGATGAGAGTAGGAAGGTGCTAGCAGGCAACATAAGCTCCTCGTTGCTCGGTTTACGGCATCTACGCTATCTCGACCTCAGCAAGAATGGGTTTGACAAGATACAAATACCAGAGTTCATGGGTTCTCTCCATCAGCTGAGATATCTCGACCTATCATGGTCACAGTTCATTGGAAGGATACCACCGCAGCTGGGTAATCTCTCCAACTTACACTACTTAAATCTTGCGTACAACTCAGATGGCATATACTCCACTGATATCACCTGGTTGTCACGGTTAACTTCCGTTGAGCACCTGGACATGAACTGGGTGAACCTCAGTACAATTCTACACTGGCTTCCGGTTGTGAACATGCTTCCAACTCTTAAAGTTCTCCGTCTTGCCAATTGCCAGCTTAGAAGTAGCCCTGATTCTCTTCCACTCTCAAACCTGACATCTCTTGAAACACTAGACTTTTCAGGCAACCACCTGACTGTGGAGCTTGATTTATCATATGGCCCTTTTCCGGACGAGATAGGAAATATGACCTCGATTGTGGAGCTTGATTTATCAGACAATAACCTTGTGGGCATGATACCATCCAACATGAAGAACCTATGTAATTTGGAGAGATTAGATTTTTCTATGAACAACATCAACGGGAGTATAGCAGAGTTATTGCATCGATTACCAAACTGTTCACAGAATAAACTACAGGACTTGTCTCTATCGGACAACAATCTGACTGGAAGCCTACCAACTACACTAGTAGAGCCCTTGAGAAACCTGAGCTGGCTGAATCTTGATGGGAACAAACTCACTGGTCATGTCCCGGTGTGGATAGGAGAGCTCACACAGCTAACAAATCTGGAGCTTAGTTCTAACAACCTGGACGGGGTCATACATGAAGGTCATTTATCAGGTCTAGGTATGTTGGAGGAATTGACATTATCAGACAACTCCATAGCCATCACTGTGAGCCCAACTTGGGTTCCTCCTTTCAGTCTAGGAACAATTGAACTTCGGTCCTGTCAGCTAGGGCCTAAATTCCCCATGTGGCTTAGAAGGCAAACACACTTATGGAATCTTGATATATCAAACACAAGCATAAATGACATGGTACCAGGTTGGTTTTGGATAGCAGCTTCCTCAGTAGAGTATCTAAATATTCGAAATAATCAGATTACAGGATTCCTACCATCATCAATGGAATTTATGAGAGCAGAAGTCATGGATTTCAGTTCTAACCAGCTTGGTGGTCCAATACCTAAGCTTCCCATCACTCTAATCGACCTGGATCTCAGTCGGAACAATCTAGTTGGGCCACTACCATTAGACTTTGGAGCACCAGGGCTTGAAAAACTATTTCTATATAACAACATGATCTCTGGGGCCATTCCATCTTCTTTGTGCAAGTTGCGATCATTGCGGTCATTAGATCTATCAAGAAATAACCTCAATGGATCAATTGCTGATTGCCCAGTCAATGAGTCCAGCTCAAACATGACAGATCTGAGCATTGTTAATCTAAGCTTCAGAAACAACAACCTCTCTGGTGAATTTCCTTCACTTCTCCAGAAATGTCCACGACTCATCTTTCTTGATCTTGGACATAATCAATTCTCTGGGGCTTTACCAGCATGGATTGGGGAGAAGCTATCATCTTTGTCATTCTTACGACTGAGATCCAATATGTTTTATGGTCACATTCCAGACGAGCTTACGGAGCTTGTTAATCTTCAATACTTGGACCTTGGCTACAACAATATTTCAGGGAGCATACCGAGATCTATTATCAATTGCACAGGCATGACACAAACAAGAGACAATGATGATCTTGGGGATGCATTCACTTCTGGAGTATATTCTGCTGGCAGTGACCTAGTTGACTATACTGAGAATTTCACAGTACTCACGAAAGGTCAAGAGAGATTATATACAGGAGAAATCATATATATGGTGAATCTTGATTTATCCTGTAATAATCTTATGGGAGAGATCCCTGGAGAAATCAGCGCTCTTGTAGCATTGAAGAGCCTGAACTTATCATGGAACAACTTCAATGGAAATATCCCTGAGAATATTGGCGCCTTAATGCAGGTGGAGTCACTTGACCTATCACACAATGATTTGTCCGGTGAAATCCCTTCAAGCTTATCGGCTCTCACATCATTGAGTCGCCTGAACCTGTCCTACAACAATCTGGGAGGGAAGATACCAACTGGAAATCAGCTGCAAACACTCGAAGACCCGGCCTATATTTATATTGGCAACCCCGGCCTCTGTGGTCCTCCTCTCTCCGTAAATTGTTCGTCACAGCCCGAGCCAATTCCAGGAGAAAACCACGGAGATGCAAGCGACGACTTGGTTTCGCTTTTCCTAGCCATGGGCTCTGGATATGTGATGGGTCTCTGGTTGGTCTTCTGTACCTTCTTATTCAAGAGGAGATGGAGAGTTTCATGGTACTTGCTCTGTGACAGCCTGTATGATTGGGTTTATGTGCATGTGGCTATTACCTGGAGTTCCTTGAGAG